A genomic segment from Pseudomonas sp. M30-35 encodes:
- a CDS encoding DUF6506 family protein, with the protein MAVQRYGFIFKAPGMDFLTHNGQLESDSFAATLCGVADVDQAVMVALELLTRHVELIELCGAFSADEVAQIRLALQDKIPLGVVQYSAEDRQRLQPAVS; encoded by the coding sequence ATGGCTGTGCAACGGTACGGTTTTATTTTCAAAGCACCCGGTATGGATTTCCTGACCCATAATGGCCAGCTCGAATCCGATAGTTTTGCTGCGACGTTGTGTGGCGTTGCAGATGTCGATCAGGCCGTGATGGTGGCGCTTGAGCTGTTGACACGGCATGTGGAGTTAATTGAGTTGTGCGGGGCGTTTAGCGCTGATGAAGTCGCGCAAATTCGTCTGGCGCTGCAAGATAAAATCCCGCTGGGTGTCGTGCAGTACAGCGCCGAAGATCGCCAGCGTTTGCAGCCGGCAGTCTCCTGA
- a CDS encoding bifunctional enoyl-CoA hydratase/phosphate acetyltransferase, with product MLSTIAHECPAFLLNRAKALPRVVTAVVNPVNMLTLSSARQACDEGLIEPILVGDIRQIQTLAEELGWDLHDLRLLHAGDEAESAAISCALAGKGDAGALMKGHLHTDTLLRAVLKRDAGLRTASRLSHVFHMTLPGSDKALSITDAVINVQPSIIDKVHIARNAIQLMHALGYESPRMAILSGTEEVSSSMPSSQDAAELTKLAAIGAITGARIEGPLGFDNAISTEAARIKGIGGQVCGNADILLVPNLESGNFLFKQMVYFMSATAAGLVLGARVPIILTSRADPLTARLASCALSSIFTDYSTQTLKRAVAV from the coding sequence ATGTTGAGCACCATTGCGCATGAGTGCCCAGCGTTTCTGCTCAATCGGGCCAAGGCCTTGCCGCGGGTTGTCACTGCGGTGGTCAATCCGGTCAACATGTTGACATTGAGCAGTGCCAGACAGGCCTGTGATGAAGGGTTGATCGAGCCGATCCTGGTCGGTGATATCCGCCAGATACAGACGCTGGCAGAAGAGCTGGGTTGGGATCTGCATGACCTGCGCTTACTACATGCAGGTGATGAGGCCGAAAGCGCCGCGATCAGTTGTGCGCTGGCAGGTAAGGGTGACGCGGGGGCTTTGATGAAGGGCCATTTGCATACCGATACCTTGCTCCGTGCCGTGCTCAAGCGTGATGCCGGACTGCGCACGGCAAGCCGGCTCAGCCATGTATTCCACATGACCTTGCCGGGCAGTGATAAAGCCCTGTCAATTACCGATGCAGTGATCAATGTGCAGCCTTCGATCATCGACAAAGTGCATATTGCGCGTAATGCCATTCAGTTGATGCACGCGTTGGGGTATGAGTCGCCGCGCATGGCCATCCTTTCTGGCACTGAAGAGGTGAGCAGCAGTATGCCGTCGAGTCAGGATGCTGCAGAGTTGACCAAGCTAGCGGCAATTGGCGCAATCACTGGGGCGCGAATTGAAGGGCCGTTGGGTTTTGACAACGCCATTTCGACAGAGGCGGCACGCATCAAGGGCATCGGTGGTCAGGTCTGCGGTAATGCAGATATTCTGCTGGTGCCGAACCTTGAGTCAGGCAACTTCCTGTTCAAGCAAATGGTTTATTTTATGAGTGCAACGGCGGCGGGCCTGGTTCTGGGGGCACGTGTACCGATTATTCTCACCTCAAGAGCTGACCCTCTGACAGCGCGGTTGGCCTCATGTGCGTTGTCGTCCATTTTTACAGATTATTCTACGCAAACCCTGAAACGGGCCGTCGCGGTTTAA